In Cicer arietinum cultivar CDC Frontier isolate Library 1 chromosome 7, Cicar.CDCFrontier_v2.0, whole genome shotgun sequence, a single window of DNA contains:
- the LOC101501743 gene encoding subtilisin-like serine-protease S gives MSSSGYPMNNTLFYLFLCVLIAKVSFCFSTKVYVVYMGSKSGEHPHEILKENHQILASVHSGSIEEAQASHVYSYRHGFRGFAAKLTDEQASLISKMEGVVSVFPNSKRKLHTTHSWDFMGLLDDQTMETLGYSIKNQENIIIGFIDTGIWPESPSFSDTNMPAVPAGWKGKCQSGETFNASTCNRKVIGARYYMKGYEAEEESNAKVSFKSARDSTGHGSHTASIAAGRYVENMNYKGLGSGGARGGAPMARIAVYKTCWDSGCYDVDLLAAFDDAIRDGVHILSLSLGAQSPQGDYFNDAISIGSFHAANRGVLVVASAGNEGHSGSATNLAPWMLTVAASSTDRDFTSDIMLGNGAKIAGESLSLFEMNASSRIISASEAFAGYFTPYQSSYCLESSLNKTKTTGKILVCRHVESSTESKVAKSKVVKDAGGVGMVLIDETDQDVAIPFLIPSAIVGMKTGEKILSYLKTTSKPRSRILGAKTVIGSQPAPRVAAFSSRGPNALNPEILKPDVTAPGLNILAAWSPAAGNMFNILSGTSMACPHVTGIATLVKAVHPSWSPSAIKSAIMTTATILDKHHRPISIDPERKRANAFDYGSGFLNPARVLEPGLIYDSEPIDFITFLCSLGYDQRSIHLVTRDNSTCKSAFTTASNLNYPSIAVPNLKDHFSVTRVVTNVGKPQSIYKAVVSSPHGVNVTVTPNQLVFARIGQKIKFTVNFKATSFSKKGYKFGFLSWTNKRLQVTSPLVVKVAPGKHGLVR, from the exons ATGTCTTCTTCTGGTTATCCTATGAACAATACCTTGTTTTATCTGTTTCTTTGTGTTCTTATTGCAAAAGTTAGCTTTTGCTTTTCTACCAAG GTTTATGTTGTGTACATGGGAAGTAAAAGTGGGGAACACCCTCATGAAATTTTGAAGGAAAATCATCAAATTCTTGCTTCTGTTCATAGTGGAAG CATTGAAGAAGCACAAGCTTCTCATGTTTATAGCTATAGACATGGTTTCAGAGGCTTTGCAGCTAAGCTCACTGATGAACAAGCTTCCCTAATTTCTA AAATGGAAGGAGTGGTTTCTGTTTTTCCCAATTCTAAAAGAAAGCTGCACACAACTCATTCATGGGATTTCATGGGACTTTTGGATGACCAAACCATGGAGACTCTTGGCTACTCTATTAAGAACCAAGAAAATATCATCATTGGTTTCATTGATACTG GAATTTGGCCAGAATCTCCAAGCTTCAGTGACACAAACATGCCTGCAGTGCCAGCAGGGTGGAAGGGTAAATGTCAATCAGGAGAAACATTCAATGCCTCAACTTGCAACAG GAAAGTGATAGGAGCAAGATACTATATGAAAGGATATGAAGCAGAAGAAGAGTCAAATGCAAAAGTGTCATTCAAATCAGCTAGGGACAGCACTGGTCATGGTAGCCATACAGCTTCTATAGCTGCAGGTAGATATGTAGAAAACATGAATTATAAAGGACTAGGAAGTGGAGGAGCAAGAGGAGGTGCACCTATGGCTAGAATTGCTGTGTACAAAACATGTTGGGATTCAGGTTGCTATGATGTGGACTTGTTAGCTGCATTTGATGATGCTATAAGAGATGGAGTTCACATTTTGTCACTATCTCTTGGTGCTCAATCACCACAAGGAGATTATTTCAATGATGCAATATCTATAGGGTCATTTCATGCGGCAAATCGCGGAGTGCTTGTTGTTGCATCAGCTGGAAATGAAGGGCATTCTGGTTCTGCTACTAACCTTGCACCTTGGATGCTTACTGTTGCTGCTAGCTCAACTGATAGAGATTTCACTTCTGATATCATGTTAGGAAATGGCGCTAAAATCGCG GGTGAAAGTCTGAGTCTCTTTGAAATGAATGCCTCCTCAAGGATAATTTCTGCTTCTGAAGCATTTGCAGGATACTTCACTCCTTATCAATCCAG ttaTTGTTTAGAGAGTTCTTTGAATAAAACAAAGACCACAGGCAAGATTCTGGTTTGTAGACATGTAGAGAGTTCAACAGAATCAAAGGTGGCAAAGAGTAAGGTAGTGAAAGATGCAGGTGGAGTTGGAATGGTACTTATTGATGAGACAGATCAAGATGTTGCCATTCCATTTTTGATCCCTTCAGCTATTGTTGGAATGAAAACAGGAGAAAAGATTCTATCCTATCTCAAGACTACAag TAAGCCTAGGTCAAGAATATTAGGAGCAAAGACAGTAATAGGATCTCAGCCTGCACCACGTGTAGCAGCATTTTCTTCTAGAGGTCCTAATGCTTTAAACCCTGAAATTTTGAAG CCTGATGTGACAGCTCCAGGACTAAATATTCTTGCAGCATGGTCTCCAGCAGCTGGAAACATGTTCAACATTCTCTCAGGAACTTCTATGGCTTGTCCTCATGTAACTGGAATTGCAACTTTAGTTAAAGCTGTTCATCCTTCATGGTCTCCATCTGCTATCAAATCTGCCATCATGACAACTG CTACAATACTAGATAAGCACCACAGACCGATCAGCATAGATCCTGAACGAAAAAGGGCTAATGCATTCGATTACGGATCAGGGTTTTTAAACCCTGCAAGAGTTCTTGAACCCGGTCTCATCTATGATTCTGAGCCAATAGATTTCATTACATTCCTATGTTCACTTGGTTATGATCAAAGATCAATCCATCTTGTTACTAGAGACAACAGCACATGCAAAAGCGCATTCACAACTGCATCAAACCTAAACTATCCATCCATTGCAGTTCCTAATCTCAAAGACCACTTTTCAGTTACAAGGGTTGTGACTAATGTTGGAAAACCACAAAGTATATATAAAGCTGTAGTTTCTTCTCCACATGGTGTTAATGTTACTGTTACGCCGAACCAGTTAGTTTTTGCAAGAATTGGACAGAAAATCAAGTTCACTGTGAATTTCAAAGCAacttctttttcaaaaaaaggaTACAAATTTGGATTCTTGTCATGGACAAATAAAAGGTTACAAGTAACTAGTCCTTTGGTTGTTAAAGTTGCACCAGGAAAACATGGGTTGGTTAGATAA